One genomic segment of Natrononativus amylolyticus includes these proteins:
- the twy1 gene encoding 4-demethylwyosine synthase TYW1, whose translation MSDSADPESGSTDGDDGGPMQVSSPNYHSENHTAAQTCGWTANALRGEGKCYKNIYYGIESHRCIQMTPVVRCNERCVFCWRDHNGHAYEMDGVEWDDPEAVVDASIDLQKKLLSGFGGNDEVPREVFEQAMEPRHVAISLDGEPSLYPYLPELIEAFHDRDITTFLVSNGTRPEVIRECDPTQLYISVDAPERHTFDRVVKAMEDDAWEKLVETMDILAEKEETRTVLRTTLVKGENMRDPDWYAAFYERADPDFVELKAYMHVGHSRGRLDRSSMPDHEEVVAFTEAVQEHMPEFTELKDVPASRVALLSKTRDTWVPKLKKDSEFWARDVRA comes from the coding sequence ATGAGCGACTCCGCCGATCCCGAATCCGGGAGCACAGACGGTGACGACGGCGGGCCGATGCAGGTCTCGAGTCCGAACTACCACAGCGAGAACCACACGGCCGCCCAGACCTGCGGCTGGACCGCGAACGCGTTGCGCGGCGAGGGGAAGTGCTACAAGAACATCTACTACGGCATCGAGTCCCACCGCTGCATCCAGATGACGCCGGTCGTCCGGTGCAACGAGCGCTGCGTCTTCTGCTGGCGCGACCACAACGGTCACGCCTACGAGATGGACGGCGTCGAGTGGGACGACCCCGAGGCGGTCGTCGACGCCTCGATCGACCTCCAGAAGAAGCTGCTCTCGGGGTTCGGCGGCAACGACGAGGTTCCCCGCGAGGTGTTCGAGCAGGCGATGGAACCCCGCCACGTCGCGATCAGCCTCGACGGCGAGCCGTCGCTGTACCCCTACCTGCCGGAGCTCATCGAGGCGTTCCACGACCGGGATATCACGACCTTCCTCGTCTCGAACGGCACCCGCCCCGAGGTGATCCGGGAGTGTGATCCCACCCAACTGTACATCAGCGTCGACGCGCCCGAGCGACACACCTTCGATCGGGTCGTCAAGGCGATGGAGGACGACGCCTGGGAGAAGCTGGTGGAAACGATGGACATCCTCGCCGAAAAGGAGGAGACGCGAACCGTCCTGCGGACGACGCTCGTCAAAGGCGAGAACATGCGCGATCCCGACTGGTACGCCGCCTTCTACGAGCGCGCCGACCCCGATTTCGTCGAACTGAAGGCCTACATGCACGTCGGCCACTCCCGCGGACGCCTCGACCGCTCGTCGATGCCCGACCACGAGGAGGTCGTCGCGTTCACCGAAGCGGTCCAGGAACACATGCCCGAGTTCACGGAACTGAAGGACGTCCCCGCCTCTCGAGTCGCGCTGCTCTCGAAAACCCGCGACACCTGGGTTCCCAAGCTCAAGAAAGACAGCGAGTTCTGGGCTCGAGACGTCCGCGCGTGA
- a CDS encoding CTP-dependent riboflavin kinase — protein MSLTATSTVGHDELAVLKLLALEGGIEGDVKVSCADLAARLDASNQTASRRLQRLESAGLLERDTVSDGQWVAVTDDGEGALRAEYEEYRRIFETGAEIELEGTVTGGMGEGRHYISLPGYSRQFRDRLAYEPFPGTLNVELSEDSVRRRNAVTSLESIPIDGWEDDERTYGPAVCYPATIETADGEVYEEAHTIAPERTHHDDDQLELIAPEKLRDALELADDDRVTVSVGDR, from the coding sequence ATGTCACTGACAGCGACGTCTACCGTCGGCCACGACGAACTGGCCGTCCTCAAACTCCTCGCCCTCGAGGGCGGTATCGAGGGTGACGTCAAGGTCTCCTGTGCGGATCTCGCGGCCCGACTCGACGCCTCGAACCAGACCGCCTCGCGGCGCCTCCAGCGTCTCGAGAGCGCCGGCCTGCTCGAGCGCGATACGGTGAGCGACGGCCAGTGGGTCGCAGTCACCGACGACGGCGAAGGGGCGCTCCGGGCGGAGTACGAGGAGTACCGTCGCATCTTCGAGACGGGCGCCGAGATCGAACTCGAGGGCACCGTCACGGGCGGGATGGGCGAGGGTCGTCACTACATCTCGCTGCCGGGCTACAGCCGCCAGTTCCGGGATCGGCTTGCGTACGAGCCGTTCCCCGGAACGCTCAACGTCGAGCTCAGCGAGGACAGCGTCCGTCGCCGGAACGCGGTGACCTCCCTCGAGTCGATCCCGATCGACGGCTGGGAGGACGACGAGCGCACCTACGGCCCGGCGGTCTGTTACCCCGCGACGATCGAAACCGCCGACGGCGAGGTCTACGAGGAGGCACACACCATCGCCCCCGAGCGCACGCACCACGACGACGACCAGCTCGAGCTGATCGCCCCCGAGAAGCTCCGGGACGCCCTCGAGCTGGCGGACGACGACCGCGTCACGGTCTCCGTGGGTGATCGGTGA